In a single window of the Entelurus aequoreus isolate RoL-2023_Sb linkage group LG16, RoL_Eaeq_v1.1, whole genome shotgun sequence genome:
- the LOC133631433 gene encoding chemokine XC receptor 1-like → MPATEELSSFPATTWTYEDDYKYDDYEYDNFYMDEKCNATGLVHFGEISSPIFFSATLVLSLLGNILVTVILLKYENIKTLTNAFIFNLAVSDLLFAAALPFWAYYHVFGWTLGETACKVVSFVFDVGFYSSGLLLIAMTVQRYAAVLNPLSGLVSAAGACSLRASALIWILSILVATPAFIFSKVVIQDGLGECVYGDSYGSLWRIYQQNLLFLLISAVFIFCYSQILCRLLRPSSQRRRSKTLKLIFALLLVFFVGWAPYNVTLFLKSLHFWPETAVNFTTLAERCPGRNLLGYAFHVSRLLAFSHCCLNPVFYVLVGSKYKSHLKRMMGGHRHGNVSSRQSRYTITSLSSGEELVL, encoded by the coding sequence ATGCCTGCAACAGAGGAGTTGAGCAGCTTCCCAGCAACTACCTGGACATATGAGGATGATTACAAATATGACGATTATGAGTATGACAACTTCTACATGGATGAAAAGTGTAACGCCACAGGCCTGGTGCACTTTGGAGAGATCAGCAGTCCCATCTTCTTCTCGGCCACGCTGGTCCTGAGTCTGCTGGGCAACATCCTGGTCACGGTGATCCTGCTCAAGTACGAGAACATCAAAACCCTCACCAACGCCTTTATCTTCAACCTGGCCGTGTCGGACCTCCTCTTCGCCGCGGCGTTGCCCTTCTGGGCCTACTACCACGTGTTCGGCTGGACTTTAGGGGAGACGGCGTGCAAGGTGGTGAGCTTTGTGTTCGACGTGGGCTTCTACAGCAGCGGCCTGCTCCTCATCGCCATGACGGTCCAGCGTTACGCGGCCGTGTTGAACCCTCTCTCGGGATTGGTGTCTGCCGCAGGTGCCTGCAGTCTGCGAGCCTCCGCGCTCATTTGGATTCTTAGCATCCTGGTTGCCACCCCTGCCTTCATTTTCTCCAAAGTCGTAATCCAAGACGGACTGGGCGAATGCGTGTACGGGGATTCCTACGGCAGCCTGTGGAGAATCTACCAGCAAAACCTTCTTTTTCTCCTCATCTCGGCCGTGTTCATCTTTTGCTATTCTCAAATCTTGTGCCGACTGCTGCGTCCTTCCTCCCAAAGACGCAGAAGCAAAACCTTGAAGCTCATTTTCGCGCTCTTGCTGGTCTTCTTCGTAGGATGGGCTCCTTACAACGTCACGCTCTTCCTTAAATCTTTGCACTTTTGGCCAGAAACGGCCGTCAACTTCACCACTTTAGCGGAAAGATGCCCGGGACGCAATCTGCTGGGTTACGCCTTCCACGTCAGCAGACTTTTGGCCTTCTCGCACTGCTGCCTCAACCCCGTCTTCTACGTTTTGGTGGGCTCCAAGTACAAAAGCCACCTGAAGAGAATGATGGGGGGCCATCGCCACGGCAACGTAAGCAGTCGACAGAGCCGCTATACGATCACGTCGCTGTCGAGCGGGGAGGAGCTGGTTCTGTAA